Below is a genomic region from Actinoallomurus bryophytorum.
ACAAGCTGTCCGGCCTGCACGGCGACGGCCGTACGGTCGCGATCGTCGACGCGCAGGACAACCCCAGGGCAGAGTCCGACCTGGCCGTCTACCGCTCCCAGTTCGGGTTGCCGCCGTGTACGACCGCGAACGGCTGTTTCAAGAAGGTCAACCAGAACGGCCAGGCGTCGCCGCTTCCCGCGCCGGACTACGGCTGGGCCGAGGAGATCAGTCTCGACCTGGACATGGTCTCGGCGATCTGCCCTGACTGCCACATCCTGCTCGTCGAGGCGAACACCCCCGACACCGAGCCGCTCGGCACGGCCGTGGACACCGCCGCCGCCACGAGCGGCGTCGTGGCGATCTCGAACAGCTACGGAGGCGCGGAGGACTCGACCATCCTCGCCGCGGACGCTCACTTCGACCACGCCGGTGTCGAGGTGACGGCCAGCTCCGGCGACTCCGGCTACGGCGTCAGCTGGCCGGCCTCCTCCCAGTACGTCACGGCGGTGGGCGGTACGACGCTGAAGAAGGCGTCCAACACCCGCGGCTGGACCGAGACCGCCTGGTCAGGGGCGGGCTCGGGCTGCTCGGCGTACGAGCCGAAGCCGTCGTGGCAGCACGACACCGGCTGCGCCAAGCGGACGGTCGCGGACGTCTCGGCGGTCGCCGATCCGGCCACCGGTGTCGCCGTGTACGACACCTACAACAACTGCGGGACCAGCTCGTTCTGTGACCTGCTGATCTCACTCGGCCTCGTCCAGGGCCTGGACGGCTGGGCCGCCGTCGGCGGCACGAGCGCGTCCTCGCCGATCGTCGCGAGCGTGTACGCGCTGGCGGGCAACACCGGCAGCACGACGTACGGCTCCTACCCGTACGCCCACACGTCCTCGCTCTTCGACGTCACGTCCGGCTCGAACGGCAGCTGCGGCGGCACGTACCTGTGCACGGCCGGGACCGGTTACGACGGCCCCACCGGACTGGGCACACCCAACGGGACCGGCGGCTTCTGAGGGAACGGTCAGACGAGGAAGACAAGGTCGAGGTCAGTCCTCGCGCAGCGGCAGGCCGGTCTCGAGCTGGGCGAGCGAGCGGTCGAGTTCGGCCGGGATGTCCATGTCCGGCTCCTGGGCCCAGCGGAACATCACCTCCACCATGACGCCGAACACCGCGCCGCTGAACGTGCGGACCGCGATGTCGTCCCTGGGGCGGCCCTGACGCGTGGCCACCAGCTCGGTCAGCATCCGCAGCGTCTCGATGAGGTTGGCCAGGTTGGCGCCCCAGAGTGCGGGCACGGACAGGGTGAGCAGGATGCGTTCGCGCTGCAGGGCGAGCTCGGCGGCGGACATACCGGCGAAGATCTCGCGCAGGGCGCCCCGCAGCACCGGGACCGGCCCCAGCCCGGATGGCTGCGCGCGGAAGGCGGCGATCAGCATCGGGTCGTACTCATCGGAGGTGACCAGGTCCTCCTTGGTCGGGAAGTAGCGGAAGACCGTGCTGGGGGAGACCTCGGCCGCCTCGGCGATCTGCTCGACCGTGGTGTCGTCATAGCCCTGGGCACGGAACAGGCGCACCGCGTGCTCCTGGATGGAGGCCCTGGTCCTGGCCTTCTTCCGCTCCCGGAGTCCGGGCCGGTCGTCCTCAGACAGCTGCCTCATGCTCTGATTCTGGCCGCTCGGACCCAATGGTCCCAACCTCGGGCCGAGCCGGCAGGAGGAGGGCGAGCAGTGCGCCGAGCACCCCGAGCCCGGCGCACACGACGAGCAGCGCGTCCATGCCGTGTACGTACGCGGCGCGCACGGAGCCGGCCAGCGCCGCCGATCCCGCGTCATGCGCGACGGCGAGTCCGCCGTAGACGCCCTCGCGTACGGCGTGCGCCGCGGCGGGCGGCAGTCCGCCGAGGTCGACGTGCCCGCGGTAGCCGGCGTTGAGGACCGAACCGAGGATCGCCGCCCCGAAGCTGCCGCCGACCATGCGCACGGCCTGGATGAGCGCGGACCCGACACCACTGGACTCCTCGCCCAGCGTGCCGATGGCCGCGTCCATCGCGACCGGCATCACGAATCCCAGCCCGAGTCCCGCGACCGTGATCCACGCGGCGGCGAGCCCGTATCCGCTGCCCGCCGAGGTCGTGGCGCCGGCGAACATGCCGGCCGCCATGAGCGCGAACCCGAGACAGGCCGCGCCACGCGCGCCCGCACGTACCGCGACCCGGTCGGCGACCACGGCGCCGGCCAGCATTCCGCCGATCATCGGAAGCAGCCGCACGCCGCCGCCCATCGCGTCGGCGCCGAGGATCGCCTGGAAGTACTGCGGCACCGCGAAGAGCACGCCGAACATCGCGAAGCTCACCGCCGTGCTCAGCAGCGTGCCCACGGTGAACGGCGCCGAGCGGAACAGCGTGGGGTCGACCAGCGGCTCACGGGCGTGACGCTCCCAGACCCCGAAGCAGGCGACCGCCGCCGCGCCGCCCAGGAGCGGGCCTGCGGCGGTCGGGTCTCCCCAGCCGTACTGGCCTGCCTGGATCACGCCGTAGGTGAGGGCGGCGAGGCCGGCGCTGGAGGTCGCGATGCCGGGTACGTCGATCCGGCGCGGGTGCGCGTCGCGCGACTCCGGCAGCCACGCGACGGTCGCGGCCAGGGCGAGGACCACCACGGGCACGTTGATGAGGAAGACCGAACCCCACCAGAAGTGGCCGAGCAGCCAACCGCCGAGGATGGGCCCGACCGGGTACCCGAGCATCGTGGCGGCCATCACGGTCGCGATGGCCCGCCGCCGCTCCTCCGCCGCGAACAGCGTGGGAACCACCCCGAGCACCATCGGCAGGATCACGGCACCGCCGAGCCCGAGCACCGCACGCGCGGCGACGAACGCACCCGCCGACGGAGCGTACGCGGCGGCGAGGGAACTGGCGCCGAAGACGACCAGGGCGATGAGCAGCATTTTCTTGCGGCCGAACCGGTCGCCGAGCATGCCGCCCGGGATCATCGCGGCGGCGAACACCAGCGTGTAGGCGGCGACGAACCACTGGAGCTCGGAGGTGGAGGCGTGCAGGCCGGTGGCCAGGGCCGGCAGCGCGAGGCTGAGGATCGTCACGTCGAAGCCGACGGCCAGCACCGCGAGCACCAGCGCGCCGACCGCCCACCATCGGCGGGCACCGAGGAGCGGCATGAACTCAACTTCCGTTTAGAAGTTAACTCGTAAATAGGAGTCTACTCCCAAAA
It encodes:
- a CDS encoding S53 family peptidase gives rise to the protein MNPRQRSAIVLAALLTMVFSLASAPSAGAAVGAAPLSVGFGCASATSAGRLHCFGRIRAHRASNGKIAPLTVTSPTGLLPADLQSAYKLSGLHGDGRTVAIVDAQDNPRAESDLAVYRSQFGLPPCTTANGCFKKVNQNGQASPLPAPDYGWAEEISLDLDMVSAICPDCHILLVEANTPDTEPLGTAVDTAAATSGVVAISNSYGGAEDSTILAADAHFDHAGVEVTASSGDSGYGVSWPASSQYVTAVGGTTLKKASNTRGWTETAWSGAGSGCSAYEPKPSWQHDTGCAKRTVADVSAVADPATGVAVYDTYNNCGTSSFCDLLISLGLVQGLDGWAAVGGTSASSPIVASVYALAGNTGSTTYGSYPYAHTSSLFDVTSGSNGSCGGTYLCTAGTGYDGPTGLGTPNGTGGF
- a CDS encoding TetR family transcriptional regulator; protein product: MRQLSEDDRPGLRERKKARTRASIQEHAVRLFRAQGYDDTTVEQIAEAAEVSPSTVFRYFPTKEDLVTSDEYDPMLIAAFRAQPSGLGPVPVLRGALREIFAGMSAAELALQRERILLTLSVPALWGANLANLIETLRMLTELVATRQGRPRDDIAVRTFSGAVFGVMVEVMFRWAQEPDMDIPAELDRSLAQLETGLPLRED
- a CDS encoding DHA2 family efflux MFS transporter permease subunit; translation: MPLLGARRWWAVGALVLAVLAVGFDVTILSLALPALATGLHASTSELQWFVAAYTLVFAAAMIPGGMLGDRFGRKKMLLIALVVFGASSLAAAYAPSAGAFVAARAVLGLGGAVILPMVLGVVPTLFAAEERRRAIATVMAATMLGYPVGPILGGWLLGHFWWGSVFLINVPVVVLALAATVAWLPESRDAHPRRIDVPGIATSSAGLAALTYGVIQAGQYGWGDPTAAGPLLGGAAAVACFGVWERHAREPLVDPTLFRSAPFTVGTLLSTAVSFAMFGVLFAVPQYFQAILGADAMGGGVRLLPMIGGMLAGAVVADRVAVRAGARGAACLGFALMAAGMFAGATTSAGSGYGLAAAWITVAGLGLGFVMPVAMDAAIGTLGEESSGVGSALIQAVRMVGGSFGAAILGSVLNAGYRGHVDLGGLPPAAAHAVREGVYGGLAVAHDAGSAALAGSVRAAYVHGMDALLVVCAGLGVLGALLALLLPARPEVGTIGSERPESEHEAAV